The sequence ttAATTGATATTGGATTGTTGAAACTTTTAAACAATTAATTTGAATTTCTCTTTGGTTATGGCACTTtagtaaattttcaatatttcatgttaaaaacATCAGACAATTATACTAGTGCTAGGATTTATATTCAGGATACtgcaaaacaacttcaatttagttAAAATCTCATCTGTATTGTATATCAGAATCAAGATCCTCTTTATCCACTCTTTTAGCCTATTTGCATGCCTtcataaaatttatcattttgtgtctattaaATATGACTcccaaattattattaatttcttaatgatCTAAAATAAAAAGGCCACCAAACTATGCAACATATTTTTAGAGAAGTCAATAATGTGGCTGATATTATATCGAAATATTGTGTTAATAGTGTTACCATTGTCCTTACGTCATGTTTCTTTGCCTTTTATGTTGGTAAGAGTTTAGATCAGGTACTTACGAGAACGGTCACTTTTTCACTTCTTCACTTCTTGTAAGGGCTAACAAATTtacgttttaatttttttattttaatttgattggTTTGATTCAGAATATCAAGCTCAAACAAATTAATGTTTTGGTGTGAATTTGAGTACagaacttttaattttttatttttttttacatattttaaaaccATGTAAAAAACTGAAAACTCACAATAACTgataattcaaatacttaaaaatatattcgtaaaaattataacaaaaaagtatttttaactGTTTAAATAATAACTAAGACAAACACACTGAAATAaggaaatatataaaatacattttcttgagaaatcaaaaaataaattaaaaaattatgcattCATAATACTCCACAGTACATTTCTTACTCTTTAATCATGATATGTCAGAAAACGTAGTTTCTTGCTTACTCCTTTTTAAATTGTCtatggtagtttttttttttttaaatatttgttaaaaGAGGATTTGACAATTTTATTCTTAATGTCTTAAGATATAgttttatctatttaaaattaattttattcatctttataaTTAAAGgatttgtagttttaaaaaataattactattgaaggtaaaataagataaaaaataaatatcttaaatttttaaaatgacaaataatatgaaatatctatctttAAAAGGCACGATAAATAATTTGAcacaaattaaataataaataaaatctaattttaaattattaagtaCCAAAAGCAGCCACAAGGGGACTATGACAAAACGCGTTAAATATATCTAATCAACAATCAAATAATCATTGGGACCCACCATTTCTGTCATAAATGGAGTAATTTTCTATTTCCCGTTTGtttttatttatacaataaattaaaataaatattactcgtacaacttaaaaaattaatagataatttattaCTTAGATTTTCATTTAACCTTATTATTaactatatttaattttaatatatttttaaaatattaaatttattatatttaaaaaatgatatcGTAAAAttgatagtattttattttttactttttaaaaggGGTGTCAAGTTAATACTGAAAAAGTAAAGATGAATTAGCGAGTAATAGGAAAAAGTAATAacatctcaaaatatttcatggaGAAGCTTTTACAATATCAAGACTTCACGGGGTCATTTGATTTGAAGAAAAGTTATGTCAGAATTagttattttgatatcattttttttattaattgatattaaaaataatatgaattgaataatttttaagaaggtatttatttaaaaaatacccTTCATCTTATTTAGTAGAAAAAGGTTTTGAGAGACCTCTCAAagatattattatcatttttacgATTTCTTCTCTTCGTAACTAATTCCATGCTATtatttcactctctaaaagaaataataacttATTTTGATTCTAATTACTAATCCTGACTTATCCCCAAATTGATAACtaaacaaacaataaaaagtaccaaatttttatCTTAAATTATCCATGCACGTTCAGTATACCAAGCAACATATCAACCACAGGCAAGTAAGAATTTTAAACTTCTGTTGGGAAAGGTTTGTTAGACGAGTTAAACAAAATACCACATTTAGGTGTGATTTAGCAGTAAATGAAATAAATTGAGAATCATACAGTTTCGAGTTTAGTTTAAATTTCACATACACAAAAATATTAAATGTATTATAATCTGTCTAAACCTTGTGGATAAATTTCGCTAATACCTATGCTGAGAAAAAGTAACAGACAAATATCTCAATCAAAATACATGCAAACTGATTCACACATCATAATTCATAAAGATTAAAAGAAAGCATAAGTGGAAATAACATcaaattatttcatcattttatagTGAACAATACGTATATTTCGAAACTATTTTGCACCTAAAGTTCTAGCATTATTTCATGATACTTTTGGCAAAGGGCAtatgcatgcatgtcatgtctgCAAATATAATCATGCATGTTTGGCATTTCATGAATAATTATATCAACACAAAAAAAAGGAGCTTTCCTCCTTGGGCTTAAATTCCCCAAAACAAGTCAAACAACTATTTTCTgatctattattcttttttagcTATGTAGGTAAATTTTTTGGGGGAAAATTTAATGTGCAAAGACTGAAACACAACAAAATTACTAGCTGGAAATTGGAATCATCATTGGACACAATGACCATACCTGTACGAATAACGATGATGGGTGTAAAATTTACAAGTATTCTAAAGGCTTAATAGATTGATATTCctcaaatttttcatgtgttcGAACTACAATTTGTTATCAATTGAGTAtctgaatacatgataaaatatttttattagatagttttagtttatattttgaattttttttgatggTGTCTCAAGTATACATTACATAGATAAGTTAATCACTTAACAAATAAAACATGTCACATCCTTAATTAAATCATACGCATTCGCTTTAATAAACCATGAAATCCTAATTGTTTTCTCATTGAAGTTGATATGTATAATAAAAGGAGATGACATGTTTTTTTGTCGTTAACTTAACTATCTAATTGATGCTTAAGAGCATGCTCAAAAGTTTTTTATAATCTGAATCGAAAGTGACTAATAGAACACTGTCATATGTTCAGATGTTTAATTGAAATAGGCCATAATTTGAATGTCTAATTACAATTTTGTAACAAGATTATATGGAGCTGCCAATATATTAAGCGAATTCTAAAATGTTCTTTCATATCGAGTGAGCTTCACTAAGTTTGACTAAATTTTCTAACCATAGATTATTAAGAGCCGTATTAATTTAAAGAGCCTGAAAATCCAAATTCACAGCTATTTTTGTCTCTATTTACAcgtgaaaagaagagaaaatttttgaaagaaaaaagggTTATGATGACTTGTGATAACCTCACTTTCAAAGCCCTATAAGTTCTTTTAAAAGtagttgaatttcaaaatttaaatttaattttgtccAGAAGTAACTTCTAATTTTCAATTACAAGACAAGAACATCGCATGCTTCTAATAGTATTAGAGCAGATAAATATTACATGAGTTCGAATTTGACCTCCACAAATTATCAAcaataattttcttttgattaacctattaattaaaaaaaaatgacgcCCACATACAACAAATTTGTCGAAGATAtaactaaacaaataaaaacGTGATATCTCAAAAATTACCTTGCCCTTTTAGACGAGATAGTTACGCAAATAATTGAGAGATAGTTACACAAATAATTGAATAAGTGTATACAAATTTGACAGAGAAGATAATAGCATACTAATTTTTATTCCACACAAACAAAAAATTGTTTGGaaaaaatgtttttcttcttattcaaGTACAAGGTGAATTGCACCGACTAACAAGTCACGGGTACCATAACTTGTATGGTGTTAATTAAAAACTAGAACAATTCAAAAGGATGATGttatttattcttaataaatGATTAACATTTCAATAGTACATGTTTAGTGCTGATAATATTGTGATTATAAAAAAGGAagaatgaaaatgaaagaaagcgagagataaacaaaaaaaattaaaaaaaaataaaagaaagaacaaaagcACCTCTACTTAGGGCCCCATGCACTGTCTCCTCAGTGGACTGAAAGATgtgattttcatcttttttctacaAACTGCACCCTTCCATTTTCTTTCccttcaatcttttttttttcccctCCTAAATTTTctttccacaaaaaaaaaaaaattaaaaaaattactcaaaTGAATCCTTCAACTATAGTCATGACAAAGGAACTGCCCGCTGGATCGTCACGATCCGGCGGTGAACAGTTACAAAATAATCCCGCGCCTTTGAGTAGGTACGAGTCACAAAAAAGACGAGACTGGAACACTTTCGGTCAGTACTTGAAAAATCAGAGACCACCTGTCCCATTATCACAGTGTAATTGCAATCATGTTCTAGAATTCCTTAGGTACCTTGATCAGTTCGGGAAGACTAAGGTTCACTTACATGGTTGTGTGTTTTTTGGACAACCTGATCCACCAGCACCTTGTACTTGTCCACTAAGACAAGCTTGGGGTAGCCTTGATGCTTTGATAGGGAGACTTAGAGCTGCTTATGAAGAAAATGGAGGATCACCGGAGAATAATCCGTTTGGGAATGGCGCGATTCGCCTTTATTTGAGAGAAGTAAAGGAGTGTCAAGCTAAGGCAAGAGGGATTCcttataagaagaagaagaaaaggaagctTAATAGTAATTCAATGAAGTCCATTGGTGGTGGTAGTGCTGCTGCTGCTGATCAACACAAGAATTTGATGCAAGCAAGCTAAATCATATGGGTAAGTACTTTTCTTTGCTCTACAGTATTGGTTAAATTATAAGGACGACTTACTTCAATTTTGACTCTATTTCCTTACAATATCACCCGTATAAAACTATAATTATTAGTTATAAACCATCGAATGATTTTCTGGTTGTAATATCAACATCTTTTCTTGaaaagtaaattttttataaGGAATTTAGAAGATCAGTACAAGTAGTATTTATGATTGCCAAAGTGTGACTAATCTTCGATTAGACCTCAGTGTCAAGGTCATTTTCTAACAggaaaaaacccaaaaatcaTGACTAAAACCCTCATCTTTATGGTCATAGTGAAGCAATTGAATTTGAGGAATAGTAGATACAATAAAATCTCATCTCTTTTGTTGATATTTGGGGTATGTATTTGTAGGGTATGAATAGTGCACATTCTAGGAATCCTATAACAAATCTCTCACACATCATGCAAAaacattttattaatttcatagtTAAAGCTTTTCCCTTGTACAATATGTGATCTTTTCAGTAGTTCTTGGCTCTTAAAATATTTGGCAAGATTTTGTGACTTAACGAGCAAACCATGTGATGGTTACTATATGTAGTTGGAGTAATTTTGAAGTGGAAACAAAAATATTGTCTTGGAccatttaatttaaattatgtctataatataattaatagaaTCTTCTGTACATCACCAACAACCATATATGTATAATCATTACTACAAAAAGTTCCAAACGAATATACATACAGAATATATATTAGCAGACACATTATGCTTGCCTTTTGTACGTAGGTTTTAGCAGTCAAGCCTTTTACGTATtatttgatgatcaagaattttcgAAGTACCTGGCTAGCTTGTCCTTTCGTAGCTTGCTATTCTTTCCGTCTatctttacttgtccactttCTTATTTAGTTGAGTTTCTTAAGGAGGAATACATTAGTTAAATACCATCTGGCCATCTAGTCTGTTTAGAAAATATGTACACAAAGTATAGGTAGTACTGTATATATTATAGTagtaaatatacatataaaatacataactATACAGAATACATACTGTGGAAATGTACAACTATACTTCGTCCATATTGGTAAACTAGTTAGTTGAAGAGTAAACTTACTCAAGGCGCCTCTGTTGTTGCTGTCTTCTTATTGTTTTACTTGAACTCCAAATCAATGTATATCATGGTAGGGGTTTTTATGCCTAGACCCCGGACATTGTCACATTGCGGCTTTGgttttcttttttccaaaatgTTCCCTGGATGATGGTGCTTATTAACAAGAAATGAGTAATGTGAAAGTTCTCATTAGATATACTAACATTGTATGAAGAGATAAACAATCCAGTACCCTTCGAACTATGACTAAAGTTGATACGACACACTTTAATTTCACAGaatcctattaccccctgaactcaattttggcgtatttttgtcaaccttttgtgctgatgtgacacctttattacataaaatgggatTCATGTCAAAAGTGTCACGTCAACTAAACAGGTTGATAAAagatgtcacgtcagctaaaaaggttgataaaaatatgctaaaatttagttgaGAGGGATAACGAACTAACTTAAGTTCTATATGGCTAAATTTTAGATGGTTTGCATCTTCATCTTTAATTTGTCTTGGAGTTGATTTTGGTGTTTTTCCATTTTATGGAGCAAGGATTCAGTTGTTAAGAAGGTTTGATTAAGCATGATGGTTCTCTTAACTTACATATATGTTGAGTATTTAATCTGTCATACATTGCTAGCAACGTATTATCAAGTTAATGACagatttttaatttcttgatgGAATTTCCGCAGCATTATATATCATTTTAATTAATTAGCTTTAGAAATTAAAGCATTGAAACTTACTGAATATTCTCTTTTCCGTGTCATTTTCATGTTTTCTTGATGGaatttcttcaaattcatcaTTTTATAATGGGATTATACgctttgaaatttaaatttttggaacTTACTTCCAGATATCCGATCATTTTCCTAGCTCATTAAAGGTACAAATACCTAATAGTACTCTCTTCTTTTTGATTTATGTGAGCATATTTGATTAAGCACATACATTATCGTAGgaaaaaaagtttgatttttgtggtctaaaatatgtcaaaatatttgTGTAGTtataaaatatgagattattttattctgcattgtattatgaatattaatTGGTCTCTGaattattttatatcattatttatacTAGAATAGTGGGGTTAACTATCCCATATAAATGAAATATAGATCTCATGAGATATTTCAGTACACGGAATATCCTTATTTATCCCATTTAAGAAACGAACCTTTGGAAGTGGGATATCCCAACCTGTGAGACTTTTTAGAGTATAAAGGAATGGTAATTTCATATTAGGAGAGGGAAATTACTTGTTGATAAAAAGGATGCAATCATGAATGCTTCAAATCATAGAAATAAAGGCATATGTGCATTAAGCATATATCTAATGTCAACATTATATCTGTGCTTTCGTTCAAATGCTCCGTTTTATTTTGGGGTATAAGAACATGATATTTATCTCTAAATACCATATTAAGTTaaatgatatttaagaaatagttaaatgatttatgaaagATTAAACAAAGTACTTAAATGATTTGTGAAGTTGCGACTGTTAAACTCACCTTCTCTATcacattgaatttttttaatcttctccttgaaaattattttctacATGCTTTTGgatatttataaatacaataagaaaatCTGATTTTAATTTTAAAGGATAAAGCCAAATGAACCTCATACAACCCACAAAGTTAACCAAGTGTAATGTTCTTAGATGATGCAAAAGGAGGAGCTATTCTTTACAAATCATGACTATGCATTTTTTTCAAAAGATACATTCTCCAATTTATTGATTCATTGAAAAGATTTTGTATAACTTTTTCCCAATGGACAATTTGTACATAGTGAAGAAGTTTTATTATCCAATTactaattttgataaatttatatgcatgcagaaaaggtaaagttcttgaaTAAGGATATATAATGTCCTAACTCCTAACCTTTGATGTCAAATTCAATGTGTTCGTTTTTCAATTTGTACAATGTTCGTCTTAGAGATATCATTGATTGCTATTTGAGCCCTCGTTGTTAGTAAAACAAGTGAATTAAGTGGATGTATGGAAAGAGAGGGATTTGAACTCTAGGTTAAAGTAATCGAAAGATACTCATATAGTTtataaggatggttttgaaagtgattggttttgaatttttgattcaTCCTATCACATGAATAAAACTTTAAGTTTCAACAAATTATAACTTTTGACCTTGAAGATTTGTCTTTGGAGCAACCTGGGTCAGCAAGATCACTCATTTCCAAGgttattcaaatataattttgacAATACTCTATAACATATTATGATATTGTCTGCTTTAGGTTTAGTCtatatgatttttttcaaaaaggtctGATGCCATTAAGAGTCTCAATCCTTATATAATTATAGCTGTATTTTTACATTTGCTTTCTACTTAGAACTTTGTTCAAACACATTCAATTAGTCTTCCTTAAATTAATTTCACATGATCCATCATCATTCATAAGTTAATTTGAAAGATATCTGTATGTCATCTACATTATCGAGTATTTATAACCTTGAAGTCCAGTGGCTTCTTTTTTGTACAAGTGTCTTCAAAGTTATTGGGTAAAGGTGACAAATTAGCCCATAGACCGTCAAAGTCAGTAAATTAGCCCCACATCGTTACTTGGATGTTTTCATACTCATCTCGTCGAATTATTAGTTCAAATATCAATTGTTGGACTAAGACAATCCAAAGATACTCTCAAGTCtcaatatatatagagagattgtCCGTTTTGAGgcaaactcacaatttttttttttaagaaagtccCACTCTATAAGTATTCAACGGCTTATAagtgcttctttttcttttctacttttgATTTGTAAACACACATCCAACAACTCTGTCATTGTTCTACATGTCATCTTTTGTCATCTTCTAGAGTGGACACTGGTAAATCATTAGTCACAATATGGGTGACTTCAAGGTTTGCATAAGTTGATAAATTTATATCTTCCAAACAAGAAAGTTGGAAGGCTTTAATTTGATTGGACAAATTGCAATCAATTGATGCAAAGACAAGGGAGATAGAGCTAAATTAGTTACATTATATTTGTGGAAGACAAGATGAAGTACTTCTTCAGAATCACTGTTATCTAAAGCCTAAGCTCTAATACCATAAAAAAGAACTAAAGAATCTGTAGAACCAAAGCAGTCCTCAACCTGCAGAGACGAACAAACGAATTATATTTCTTTTCGCTGCTTCATTCCTTCACAACATCATATTATTGTTTTAAattgtctctttttttttaaattgtttcaAGACTCACACGTCTAAAGATGATGATAGCGGAAACGAGGACGTTGAAACGAGGAGAGATAGGATTAAGAATAAAAATCTTTGAGACAAGGTGAGAATGAGAAGAGGTAATAAAGGTAGGCCGAAAAGTATTGGGGAGAGACAATTAGATAGGACGACATGGCACACATGTTGCTTATCAAAGATAAGACCCTAGATAGAAGGATTTGGAAGTCGAGGATATTAAGTTGAGTGTTGTCTAGTTTTCCTTATCAATATTGTTATTTTACTCTCGTACTATTTTATTCTTCGGTTTGTTACTTCCAATTGTTTCATTTTCTTCGGTTactgtattattttgttgttgctACTACTCTCGGCCATATAATTGTCAGTATGACTTGCTTCACTTTTGTGTTTCCTTTCCAAACTTGATTTTGATGCTTTGCTTGAGCCGGGGATCTATCGAAACCAACTTCTTTACCTTCACAAGGTAGGAATAAGACTCCGTATACATCATCCTTTTCAGACTCCACTTGTAGAATACACTGTCGTGGTAAATACTCTTCAAACTCTACTGGACAATTTGTACATGCAGACTTATCTCGTTTATCATCTTGCAATTGCTAGAATCAATTATATTGTATTGATAGTATGAAAATTCTTTATTGTCTTTATATGCATAAAATTTCTATATTGTTTGGAACGGGTGGTGGCTAATGCACATTGATGTGCCTCTACTCTTTCATGGATACTAGCTAATACCTACAGCATTCAATAATGTCaatttgtttaatatttttctttaatttcttctctttgttttttttctggataattcttactttatatttaacCAAATTCATTGCAGATATGTAGGGTGGTCACATGAATTGGCTGTATCGTAAGTAGATATATAGAAGATGTTGCTGCCTGCCAGAAGACAAATATCTACCTCAATACTAGCTATCTAGCTAGCTATGTTTTCTTATTAATAGGTTATtaagtgttatatatatatactgaagTCTTAGTCTTAAATAATTTAGTTAGATAATCAATTTCTTTCAATGAAATAACTGTCTTTTGGAATTTTGTTAAGGGATTTCCCAACTGCTGTAAATTAAATTACTTCCAAGCTATTTCGTACTATATATACTTGGCATCAAGTACAGCAGGAGTCCTATatataatagttgtagtatttcATGAGGCAGTTTTTTATCAGCACTTGGTTATATACAGTAAGGTCTTATTTATTTAAAGTTTAGCCCATGTTATATATCTACTggctatctttttttttttgcttaaaaagttaatgttctttctttctttccttataattaatatttttgtgtATCTGTACTCTAATATAGCAGAGTGATTTTTACAAATGGTCAAGAAAGGTGCGGTTTCAATTTTATGGTGAACTTCTCTTTGTTCTTATAGGTTTACAATATTAATGCATTTATTGTTCATTATTATATTAAGACAAAAAAGTTACATTAGTAGtaaatttaaacatataaaaagCCTGTTTAATACAAATACAATCAGTAATAATAACTTCATCTACTTAGAGATCTTGATGTAGCCAACATGGGAGGAATTGGTCACTTTTACCAAAGCTCCAAGCTCAGGTACAACCAAGCACTTTGAGGACTCCTCTCTGTAGAAAAATCCCACACATTTGCAATCTTTATTGCACCTATCTTTgcattcatttattttcataggCCCAATGCCTTCATTATAATCACTAGTGAAATGTTCAACTCCTACTACCTTGTAATAGTCCACATTTGATCCTCCCTTACATGCTGGCAACTTTGGTGGTGAACAACCCTTGCTCCACCCAATCAAGCCCCGAGGGCTTGGACACGCCACACACTGGCTGTCCTCGCAGACCCCCAACGATCCACACTTCCTCGGGAGCTTGCATTCGCTTTTTCCATCATTGTCCCTATCGAAAAGTTGATATGT comes from Capsicum annuum cultivar UCD-10X-F1 chromosome 2, UCD10Xv1.1, whole genome shotgun sequence and encodes:
- the LOC107859279 gene encoding protein LIGHT-DEPENDENT SHORT HYPOCOTYLS 10, translated to MNPSTIVMTKELPAGSSRSGGEQLQNNPAPLSRYESQKRRDWNTFGQYLKNQRPPVPLSQCNCNHVLEFLRYLDQFGKTKVHLHGCVFFGQPDPPAPCTCPLRQAWGSLDALIGRLRAAYEENGGSPENNPFGNGAIRLYLREVKECQAKARGIPYKKKKKRKLNSNSMKSIGGGSAAAADQHKNLMQAS